The following is a genomic window from Parafrankia discariae.
TGCGTTCGGTGGCCGCGGCGGCGTCCGCGTCGGCGTCGGTGAGGGCGCGTAGGCGGATGGAGGTGGCTTTGGCGGCGAGGGAGGCGCGGATCTTCGCGCCTTCCCCGCCAGCGAGTTCCACGCTGGCGGCGGTCTCGACGATGTCGGGGATGGTGTGGCGGTGTCCGAGGTCGGCCAGGGTGGTCCAGATCGGGGTGCCGGTGAGGACGGCGGTGTCCACAGCGCGGCGCAGCTGGGTGTAGGCGGGGCCGGTGCCGATGGACGCCGCGTCATCGAGGGCCTGCTCGACTCCGGCCCCGCCCGCCAACGCGATCACCACCAGATCGAGGAAGGCGGAGAAGGCGGCGCGTAGGGCTCGGCGATGGGCCGCGGCGTCGGCGCGGACGGCCAGATCCGGTGCGAGGAACCCGACGGCGGCGAGGACGAGCGCCCCCGCCGCCGGCAGCACCACGGGCAGCCTCACCCCACCGACGGCGAGGACGACGGCCAGGAAGAGGAGCAGGAAGAACCCGACCACCCCGCTGCTGATCTTCTCGGCGAGGTGGGTGGCGGGATCCCGGTCAAGCGAGACAATGTCGCGGCTGATGCTGGCCGGGATGAACTGGCCGGGGGTGAGCCGGCGGGCGAGGGGACGTCCCGCGCGGGCGGCCCACCTGCCCGCGGGTGTCGCTGGCTGGTCGGGGGTGGGTGGGGTGGGGTGCAGGTCGGCGATGAGCTGGTGCAGGTCGGGTTTGCTGGGGCGCAGGGCGGTCCACAGCAGCCACAGGCCGATCCCGGTGGCGATGCCGCAGGCGAGCGGGAGGCCGGTCATGGCCGGCTCCGCGCGGGCAGGCGGGTGAGGATTCTTCCGGAGGTCGGAGTGCGGCCCATCCGGGAAAGCCACGTCAGGCCGGCGGCGAACAGCCCGGCCACACCGAGCAGGACCAGTTGACCGGCAGCATCATCGTAGGGCTCGACGAACGCCGGGGAGAGCACGACAAGCCCGAAGGCCATGGCCAGGGTGGTGGTGGCGATGACCCGGGTGGAGGTACGGATCCGGGCGCGTGACGCCGCGGTGCGCAGCCGCAGCGCGGTCTGGTCACGGGCGGCGGCGGCGAGCCGGCCCAGCAGGTCGGCGAGGTTGCGGGCTTGGCGGGTCGCGGCCATCACCAGCGCCGCGACCACCAGGTCCGCGGTCGGGTCATCGACCGCGTCCGCGAACACGGCGAGCGCGTCGGGTAGGCGGGTGCCGGCGTCGAGGGCGGTGGCGAGCTGCACGACTTCGGCGCGGATGGGGGCCGGGGTGATCGGTGCGGTGGCGCGGATGGCTTGTTCGAGTCCGGCGGCGCCGGCGAGGGTGTCGCGCAGCATCTCCGTCCACACCGCGATCGCCTCGACCCGGTCGGTCTGGGCCTGCTCGGCCCGGCCGGAGGTGAGCAGCCCTGGCAGGATGAGCACCGCCAGCGCCGCGAGGGCGGCGGCCACCGGCCAGCCTGTGAGCAGCCCGACCGTGAGCGCGGCGGTGAGGGCGCCGAGGGCGCGGGCGGCGCGGGCCTGACGGGACAGGCCCCCGATTCGCCGGCCCGCCCACGCCCGGATCGCCGTGGTGAACGGGGCGGTGCCGGCCCCGGCCAGCCACAGGCCGATCCCGCAGCCGGTCCCGCAGCTGACCGCGAGCACCACCCCGGCATCCGCGTTCACCACGGCGACCAGCCACCCTCCGGGCCGCTGCCAGCCCTGGGGGCGTGCGACGAGCGGTGGTCATCGACGCGGGCGAGCAGGGCTGTGGTGTCGGGGCGCAGCGGTGCGCCGGGGACGGCGGCGCGGTCGGGGCCGGGGCGCCACACCTCATTCGTCGTGATGATCATGCCGTCGGCGCCGACGACCTCACGGACGC
Proteins encoded in this region:
- a CDS encoding type II secretion system F family protein, with amino-acid sequence MTGLPLACGIATGIGLWLLWTALRPSKPDLHQLIADLHPTPPTPDQPATPAGRWAARAGRPLARRLTPGQFIPASISRDIVSLDRDPATHLAEKISSGVVGFFLLLFLAVVLAVGGVRLPVVLPAAGALVLAAVGFLAPDLAVRADAAAHRRALRAAFSAFLDLVVIALAGGAGVEQALDDAASIGTGPAYTQLRRAVDTAVLTGTPIWTTLADLGHRHTIPDIVETAASVELAGGEGAKIRASLAAKATSIRLRALTDADADAAAATERMSLPVALLFLGFLLLIGYPAVARVMTSL
- a CDS encoding type II secretion system F family protein is translated as MVNADAGVVLAVSCGTGCGIGLWLAGAGTAPFTTAIRAWAGRRIGGLSRQARAARALGALTAALTVGLLTGWPVAAALAALAVLILPGLLTSGRAEQAQTDRVEAIAVWTEMLRDTLAGAAGLEQAIRATAPITPAPIRAEVVQLATALDAGTRLPDALAVFADAVDDPTADLVVAALVMAATRQARNLADLLGRLAAAARDQTALRLRTAASRARIRTSTRVIATTTLAMAFGLVVLSPAFVEPYDDAAGQLVLLGVAGLFAAGLTWLSRMGRTPTSGRILTRLPARSRP